In a genomic window of Shouchella clausii:
- a CDS encoding IS3 family transposase (programmed frameshift), producing MTEAKRPRRRFTAEFKKQLVQLYASGKPRAEIIREYELTPSAFDKWVRQYQTSGAFTEKENRTPEQEELIRLRKENQKLAMENDILKQAALIMGRKLDVIRQNRGIYPVAAMCAILNIPRSTFYYEAKQRDHEEEEEQLTALISDLFRQSRGIYGQRKIKKELTKQGWTVSRRRIGRIMKAQGLVSTYTVAQFKPTKFVCNESEIGNTLDRKFQQEKALTVVVSDLTYVRVGANWHYICIIIDLYNREIIGYSSGPNKNKELVGQAIAKIPYPLQKIALFHTDRGREFINQKMDQTLATFGIARSLSNKGTPYDNAVAEATFKAIKIEFVSRRVFPNQHELDLALFDYVHWFNHIRLHGSLDYQSPVDYKALHL from the exons ATGACTGAAGCCAAACGTCCACGAAGAAGGTTCACAGCCGAATTTAAGAAACAGCTTGTGCAACTGTATGCGTCCGGAAAGCCGAGAGCGGAAATCATCCGTGAATATGAACTGACGCCATCTGCTTTTGATAAATGGGTTCGTCAATACCAAACAAGTGGCGCATTCACCGAGAAAGAAAATCGTACGCCTGAACAAGAAGAGCTGATCCGCCTACGAAAAGAAAACCAGAAGCTCGCTATGGAAAATGATATTTTAAAGCAAGCGGCGCTGATCATGGGACGAAAAT TAGACGTGATCCGTCAAAATCGCGGGATCTACCCAGTGGCTGCCATGTGTGCGATTTTGAACATCCCCCGTAGCACGTTTTATTATGAAGCCAAGCAACGGGATCACGAAGAAGAGGAAGAACAGCTGACCGCATTGATCAGCGACCTTTTTCGTCAGAGCCGAGGCATCTATGGCCAGCGCAAAATCAAAAAAGAACTTACTAAACAAGGGTGGACGGTTTCACGCCGCCGCATTGGCCGGATCATGAAGGCACAAGGACTTGTATCCACGTACACGGTGGCCCAATTTAAACCAACGAAATTCGTGTGCAACGAATCGGAAATAGGGAATACCCTTGACCGGAAGTTCCAACAAGAAAAAGCGCTAACCGTAGTCGTCAGCGACCTAACGTATGTGCGGGTCGGTGCAAACTGGCATTATATTTGTATCATCATTGATCTATACAACCGTGAAATCATCGGTTACAGTTCTGGTCCAAACAAGAATAAGGAGCTCGTGGGACAAGCCATCGCTAAAATTCCCTATCCCTTACAGAAGATCGCTCTGTTTCATACCGATCGTGGTAGAGAGTTTATCAATCAGAAGATGGACCAGACACTAGCGACCTTTGGAATCGCCCGTTCGCTCAGCAACAAAGGCACGCCGTATGACAACGCCGTCGCAGAAGCCACCTTTAAAGCGATTAAAATTGAGTTTGTATCGAGAAGGGTTTTCCCTAACCAACACGAACTTGACCTTGCTTTATTTGATTATGTTCATTGGTTCAACCATATACGCCTCCATGGTTCACTCGACTATCAATCACCCGTCGATTACAAAGCCTTACACCTTTAA
- a CDS encoding GNAT family N-acetyltransferase → MEIRTVKGSDYYVISPLINKWWGGRKMSDKLPKLFFDHFSNTSFVAERDGTLVGFLIGFFSQSHQKVAYIHFVGVHPDYRKQSVGNLLYNRFFHVVQQNGRNIVRCVTSPVNQTSIAFHTKMGFSIEEGDKTIDGVYVNTDYDGPHQDRVLFEKHLM, encoded by the coding sequence TTGGAAATTCGTACAGTGAAAGGCTCTGACTACTATGTCATTTCCCCACTAATTAATAAGTGGTGGGGTGGAAGAAAGATGTCGGATAAGTTACCGAAATTATTTTTCGACCATTTTTCTAATACAAGTTTTGTTGCTGAAAGGGATGGAACACTTGTCGGCTTTCTAATCGGATTCTTTTCTCAATCTCATCAAAAAGTAGCCTATATACATTTCGTTGGAGTCCACCCTGATTATAGAAAGCAAAGTGTTGGCAACCTATTATACAATCGATTTTTTCATGTGGTTCAGCAAAACGGGCGAAATATTGTTCGCTGTGTAACTTCTCCTGTCAATCAAACTTCCATCGCCTTTCATACGAAGATGGGATTTTCTATTGAAGAGGGCGATAAAACGATTGACGGTGTTTATGTCAACACCGACTATGATGGACCACATCAAGACAGAGTTTTGTTTGAGAAACATTTAATGTAA
- a CDS encoding 1-phosphofructokinase family hexose kinase — protein MIHILCANPALDRTIYVQAFYPNGVTRSRASHEGLGGKGFNVALPFIVANEQKTIHMHTFFGGPVGEQLAQMMKKAQLAGETTFIEGDNRYCTILVNESKQEAALINEQGPSITEKEQQQFLQSLFRSLKAGDHLVLSGSLPKGTPLTFYRDIIAQAESRGVQTILDSSGDALAYGVEAKPWLIKINGEEFLDLMGVKEEATNRQQQIEECLKNSPYPNCIVTLGGEGTVAKINGDIWRVTLPPINVTNATASGDIFLGTFMREWRKTNDVKAALLAGSSLSLANCLHWLPTIDFSKAEQYQQKIHIERVDSAV, from the coding sequence ATGATTCATATTTTATGTGCCAATCCAGCCCTTGACCGAACCATTTACGTTCAAGCCTTTTATCCTAATGGCGTAACCCGTTCTAGAGCTTCCCATGAAGGCCTTGGCGGGAAAGGATTTAATGTTGCCCTTCCTTTCATTGTCGCAAATGAGCAAAAAACGATTCACATGCACACATTTTTCGGCGGGCCTGTAGGAGAACAATTAGCACAAATGATGAAAAAAGCCCAACTGGCAGGAGAAACAACATTCATAGAAGGCGATAACCGATACTGCACCATTCTCGTAAACGAATCAAAGCAAGAGGCAGCACTAATCAATGAACAAGGACCTTCCATCACAGAAAAAGAACAACAGCAGTTTTTGCAATCGCTATTTCGCTCACTAAAAGCAGGCGACCATCTCGTGCTTTCAGGGTCACTCCCAAAAGGGACCCCCCTCACTTTTTACCGGGACATCATTGCCCAAGCAGAAAGTCGCGGCGTCCAGACCATTCTCGATAGCAGCGGCGATGCATTAGCATACGGAGTAGAGGCAAAACCATGGCTAATAAAGATCAACGGAGAGGAATTTTTAGACTTAATGGGGGTAAAAGAGGAAGCCACAAACAGACAGCAGCAAATCGAAGAATGTTTAAAAAACAGCCCTTACCCTAACTGCATCGTCACATTAGGCGGCGAAGGAACAGTCGCCAAAATCAACGGAGACATTTGGCGTGTCACGCTCCCACCGATTAACGTAACTAACGCCACTGCCTCCGGGGATATTTTTCTCGGCACCTTTATGCGCGAGTGGAGAAAAACGAACGACGTAAAAGCCGCTCTATTAGCTGGCAGCTCCCTCTCATTGGCAAACTGCCTTCACTGGCTGCCAACAATTGATTTTTCAAAAGCCGAACAGTATCAGCAAAAGATTCACATCGAGCGGGTCGATTCAGCAGTCTAG